One stretch of Burkholderia oklahomensis C6786 DNA includes these proteins:
- a CDS encoding LysE family translocator — translation MDYLTVSALPAGMLFALVTSITPGPNNAMLLASGVNFGFRRTLPHMFGISAGVAILMLSVGFGLGQAFKRIPVLYTLLETASVVYLLYLAWRIGTSGEVRAHNGKSRPMTFIEAIAFQWVNPKAWMMVLTAATTIQLSADYGRNAVWMALVFVFVGLPSISVWAAFGQGLRGFLSNPRWLRVFNVTMAALLVLSLYPMFAKVSGH, via the coding sequence ATGGACTACCTCACCGTCAGTGCGCTGCCCGCCGGCATGCTGTTCGCGCTCGTCACCTCGATCACCCCCGGCCCGAACAACGCGATGTTGCTCGCATCCGGCGTCAACTTCGGCTTCCGCCGCACGCTGCCGCACATGTTCGGCATCAGCGCCGGCGTCGCGATCCTGATGCTGTCGGTCGGCTTCGGCCTCGGCCAGGCATTCAAACGCATCCCGGTCCTCTACACGCTGCTCGAGACCGCGAGCGTCGTCTATCTGCTGTATCTCGCATGGCGCATCGGCACGTCCGGCGAAGTGCGCGCTCACAACGGCAAATCGCGCCCGATGACGTTCATCGAGGCGATCGCGTTCCAATGGGTCAATCCGAAAGCGTGGATGATGGTGCTCACCGCCGCCACGACGATCCAGCTCTCCGCCGACTACGGCCGCAACGCCGTCTGGATGGCGCTCGTGTTCGTCTTCGTCGGCCTGCCGAGCATCAGCGTCTGGGCCGCGTTCGGCCAGGGGTTGCGCGGCTTCCTGTCGAATCCGCGCTGGCTGCGCGTGTTCAACGTCACGATGGCCGCGCTGCTCGTTCTGTCGCTTTATCCGATGTTCGCAAAGGTCAGCGGCCACTGA
- a CDS encoding ATP-binding protein: MPGKLKKLLIRPFRPNHRKALFDPRKMLTHQRLLTYGGALGVSVFILFCLLLAIRMETMDYVSNARYEFLIQRSKLTIKLQIRRTALMRAVMHAEGLWNRRIEPSPELLSSFDAHHGYAVLHTPQGAPAALALGIPAPDRPASAFAPYLALLETQLLIGDGQSPLPDDRVEGYSFSPDGTYLSLLWSREDQVPEAFLESHSASMVIGDAMHGIRYLRDASTIIPLRADRRIVWLPPHPDPLTGKSMIRIVQPAIDATGKLFAIYVRSLPTDMFYSDLNQASAGSTFTIVDRKGNIIIGSSSQSGANGGVTDSALSIRSLSDGIDGLVERYQDGMFVTSDQLPGTDWVLVHAYSWKTIAAALMSMPRIALMTGLVVGIIGMLWIFAIQFDRKGLIPNYRRAQRLLESEVLNRTILRTAPVGLGLLSAQDGSVLLQNNAMLELSARTGGEPLHIQLWKAYRNATARPDSKDSALLQHDLAIERDESNPIYLQANVVAARYRGVNVQLCTLLDISLRKESELKLEEARIAADQANKAKSTFLATMSHEIRTPLNAIIGNLELLRRSPLSMRQSERLQVVESCSNALLHIINDILDLSKVESGQMTLENIPFDIHALLQDIVDAYAPLAESKGLELFSSVGEGIANYYSGDPARIHQILSNLIGNAIKFTDSGHISIDVHRAKTGPGNSAIEIWVSDTGIGIQPDRIATLFDVYTQADASIHRRFGGSGLGLPLCQRLATIMGGSIEIDSLPEFGTTVTVVLPLHEARQAAAMPNVPTALHRNASMHARASLHVLVAEDHPANRALLRDQLEALDHRVDVVENGRDALRAFSEHQYDAVLTDLGMPELDGFGFAMFANKMRADVPIIAMTAHATAEDYQRSKKVGIAEIVLKPLSLNTLDKVLQRHAARMPAAEIHADAASGPATAEPRIRTLPPAVAAALRTATLQSVDKIGQALTSRDFQTVREQLHSIKGGFALTGNRFLIARCTAVEEIAEIEDLDTLRAAWRKLESLLLDALERL, translated from the coding sequence ATGCCAGGAAAACTGAAGAAACTGCTGATCCGGCCATTCAGGCCGAATCACCGCAAAGCGCTATTCGACCCGCGAAAGATGCTGACGCATCAACGTCTGCTCACGTATGGTGGCGCGCTCGGAGTATCCGTTTTCATCTTGTTTTGCCTGTTGCTCGCGATCCGAATGGAGACGATGGACTACGTGTCAAACGCGCGCTATGAATTTCTTATTCAGCGATCGAAACTAACAATAAAATTACAAATTCGACGAACAGCGCTCATGCGTGCAGTGATGCATGCCGAAGGCCTGTGGAACAGGCGCATCGAACCGTCGCCGGAATTGCTTTCAAGCTTCGACGCGCATCACGGCTATGCCGTCCTGCACACGCCGCAAGGCGCACCGGCGGCGCTCGCCCTCGGCATACCGGCGCCTGATCGCCCCGCGAGTGCGTTTGCGCCGTACCTAGCGCTCCTGGAAACGCAACTGCTGATCGGGGACGGTCAATCGCCACTGCCGGACGACCGGGTCGAAGGCTACTCGTTCTCGCCCGACGGCACCTACCTCTCGCTCCTGTGGTCCCGCGAAGATCAGGTACCCGAAGCATTCCTGGAATCGCATTCGGCGTCCATGGTGATAGGCGACGCGATGCACGGCATCCGCTATCTTCGCGACGCAAGCACCATCATCCCGCTGCGTGCGGATCGACGGATCGTCTGGCTGCCGCCGCACCCCGATCCACTCACCGGCAAGTCCATGATCCGCATCGTCCAGCCAGCCATCGACGCGACAGGGAAACTATTCGCAATTTATGTGCGCAGCCTGCCGACCGACATGTTTTACAGCGATCTGAACCAAGCGTCCGCCGGCAGCACGTTCACCATTGTCGATCGCAAAGGCAACATCATCATCGGTTCGTCGAGCCAGTCCGGAGCAAACGGCGGCGTGACGGATTCCGCGTTGAGTATCCGGTCGCTCAGTGATGGAATTGACGGTCTCGTCGAACGTTACCAAGACGGCATGTTCGTGACCAGCGATCAGTTGCCTGGGACCGACTGGGTGCTCGTCCACGCCTATTCGTGGAAAACGATCGCGGCCGCACTGATGTCGATGCCCCGCATCGCGCTCATGACGGGGCTCGTTGTCGGCATCATCGGCATGCTGTGGATCTTCGCGATCCAGTTCGATCGCAAAGGCCTCATTCCCAATTACCGCCGCGCCCAGCGACTACTGGAAAGCGAAGTGCTCAATCGTACGATCCTGCGCACCGCGCCCGTCGGGCTCGGCCTGCTTTCCGCACAGGACGGCAGCGTTCTGCTGCAGAACAACGCGATGCTCGAACTTTCGGCGCGCACGGGTGGTGAGCCTCTGCATATTCAACTCTGGAAGGCCTATCGAAATGCGACCGCCCGGCCGGACAGCAAAGACAGCGCGCTGCTGCAACACGATCTCGCCATCGAGCGCGACGAATCCAATCCGATCTACCTGCAAGCCAACGTCGTCGCCGCTCGTTATCGCGGCGTGAATGTTCAGCTCTGCACGCTGCTGGACATCTCCCTGCGCAAGGAAAGCGAGTTGAAGCTGGAGGAAGCGCGCATCGCAGCCGACCAGGCGAACAAGGCCAAGTCCACGTTCCTGGCCACGATGAGCCACGAAATCAGAACGCCTCTCAATGCGATCATCGGCAATCTGGAGTTGCTGCGCAGATCACCGCTGTCCATGCGGCAAAGCGAGCGCCTTCAGGTGGTCGAATCGTGCTCGAACGCGTTGCTGCACATCATCAACGACATACTCGATCTTTCCAAAGTCGAATCCGGCCAGATGACGCTCGAGAACATTCCGTTCGACATCCACGCGCTATTGCAGGATATCGTCGACGCATATGCGCCGCTCGCCGAATCGAAGGGCCTTGAACTGTTTTCGAGCGTCGGCGAGGGCATCGCGAACTACTACTCGGGCGACCCGGCGCGCATCCACCAGATACTGTCGAATTTGATCGGGAACGCGATCAAATTCACGGATAGCGGGCATATTTCAATCGATGTCCATCGTGCGAAGACCGGGCCGGGAAATTCCGCCATAGAGATCTGGGTCAGCGACACCGGCATCGGAATCCAACCGGACCGCATCGCAACGTTGTTCGATGTTTATACGCAGGCCGACGCATCGATCCATCGCCGCTTCGGCGGGTCAGGCCTCGGATTGCCGCTGTGCCAACGGCTTGCAACGATCATGGGTGGCTCGATCGAAATCGATAGCCTGCCGGAGTTCGGCACTACGGTCACGGTGGTTCTGCCGTTACACGAGGCCCGCCAAGCGGCGGCCATGCCGAATGTGCCGACTGCGCTGCACCGCAATGCGTCAATGCATGCTCGCGCGTCGCTGCACGTACTGGTCGCCGAGGATCATCCGGCCAATCGCGCGCTATTGCGCGATCAGCTCGAGGCGCTCGACCATCGGGTGGACGTCGTCGAAAACGGACGCGACGCATTGCGCGCGTTCAGCGAGCATCAATACGACGCCGTGTTGACCGATCTCGGCATGCCCGAGCTCGACGGCTTCGGATTCGCGATGTTCGCCAACAAGATGCGAGCCGACGTTCCGATCATCGCGATGACTGCGCACGCGACCGCTGAAGATTATCAGCGATCGAAGAAAGTCGGCATCGCGGAAATCGTCCTGAAGCCGCTGTCCTTGAACACCCTGGACAAGGTACTGCAACGGCACGCGGCGCGCATGCCGGCAGCGGAAATCCACGCCGACGCCGCTTCCGGTCCGGCCACCGCCGAGCCTCGGATACGCACATTGCCGCCGGCCGTCGCGGCGGCTTTGCGCACGGCAACGTTGCAGTCCGTCGACAAGATCGGCCAAGCGCTCACATCGCGCGACTTCCAAACGGTCCGGGAGCAACTGCACTCGATCAAAGGAGGGTTCGCGCTGACCGGAAACCGCTTCCTCATCGCACGCTGTACCGCCGTTGAGGAGATCGCTGAAATCGAGGATCTGGACACGCTGCGCGCGGCGTGGCGAAAGCTGGAATCCTTGCTCCTTGATGCATTGGAGCGCTTGTAG
- a CDS encoding fimbria/pilus outer membrane usher protein gives MILSLSLLLCIAWGSNDALAVSSPSSSAAVEFDSQTLIARGYSADIAKFFSGDSRFLPGKQEVTIALNANQTYTTNVQFDGDGDPCFDAALLDTLRLHKPSDLAGCVDPEQMWPEFQMKLHPGQFRIDMTVPEEALDPKRRDNGLHSGGEAVLLNYDVFAQRFDTQFGSSHYFQARLEPGFNIGNWSFRNRGALSNSDNGFSYQLQDTYLARPIDAWGAVMQIGQFTSAGENLGGLPMLGFQIGSDSLQSGGQLTIPIQGIAESNATVEVHQRGRVVYRTIVPPGPFMLSDIGNVSPNAELQIEITEQDGRKRRFEMPVGMSYANAKQPMTWQAAIGRYQDAGHSDERRTPAFFATGEVSFSPFSNLRVSTAALAASGYLHASAQGTLSTEFGAWIASGMRYSRAAGAGQGYQFEVQGATRIGENLFASASWLTRSSRYATPDVALGTYYDATGTGQTKHSANASVNWAHPRWGSFTYGLSYNSFFGSSSTLSHTLSIGRKIGRANVSLAAQISPRGGSSVYANVSIPLGGGSLSARSARSQRGDLTFGTSYNNRLGRNGSYSIGVSGSKNGQTANASFSMKTGLAQIGAGVAQSTTNSRSTYVSVSGGVVYANGLFGTASSRIGDTFAVVSVANQKGLRISAPGGTSITNPRGTAVIPSVTPYTKAQLRLDTQSLPMNVRLDTTTVDIGLRRGSVLTRTINATETRQLMLTIRDSTGATAPVGTTVLDEQGQFLGTIVGDGNFILYDDDIGKPIRLSGVNRSECRVAYEAPELFDSDQPYEEAEGTCG, from the coding sequence TTGATCCTGTCGCTTAGCTTGCTCCTCTGCATCGCATGGGGAAGCAACGACGCGCTCGCCGTCTCGTCGCCTTCGTCCAGCGCGGCGGTTGAATTCGACAGTCAAACGCTGATCGCACGAGGCTATTCCGCCGACATTGCAAAATTCTTCAGCGGCGATTCGCGCTTTCTCCCCGGCAAGCAGGAAGTCACGATTGCACTCAACGCCAATCAGACTTACACGACGAACGTTCAATTTGATGGCGACGGCGATCCGTGCTTCGACGCCGCACTGTTGGACACGCTGCGATTGCACAAACCGTCCGATCTGGCCGGTTGCGTCGACCCCGAGCAAATGTGGCCGGAATTTCAAATGAAACTCCATCCGGGGCAGTTCCGAATCGACATGACCGTACCGGAGGAAGCACTCGATCCGAAGCGACGCGACAACGGATTGCACTCGGGCGGCGAGGCGGTGTTACTGAATTACGATGTCTTCGCGCAGCGCTTCGATACCCAGTTCGGCAGCAGCCATTATTTTCAGGCGCGACTTGAGCCCGGCTTCAATATCGGAAACTGGTCTTTCCGCAACCGTGGAGCACTGTCGAATTCCGATAATGGTTTCTCATATCAACTGCAAGATACCTACCTCGCACGCCCGATCGACGCGTGGGGCGCCGTCATGCAGATCGGTCAGTTCACTTCCGCAGGCGAAAATCTGGGCGGCCTGCCGATGCTCGGCTTTCAAATCGGATCGGATAGCCTGCAAAGCGGCGGGCAACTGACCATTCCTATTCAGGGCATCGCAGAAAGCAACGCGACCGTCGAGGTGCATCAGCGCGGCCGTGTCGTTTATCGCACAATCGTTCCGCCCGGGCCGTTCATGCTGTCCGACATTGGCAACGTCTCGCCGAACGCCGAACTCCAGATCGAAATCACGGAGCAGGATGGCCGCAAGCGACGCTTCGAGATGCCGGTCGGCATGAGCTATGCCAACGCGAAGCAGCCAATGACCTGGCAAGCCGCCATCGGCCGCTATCAGGACGCGGGCCATTCCGACGAAAGGCGCACGCCCGCATTCTTCGCCACGGGCGAAGTCTCTTTCTCGCCGTTCAGCAATCTTCGCGTGTCCACCGCCGCACTTGCCGCGTCCGGCTATCTGCATGCGAGCGCCCAGGGAACTCTTTCGACGGAATTCGGCGCATGGATTGCAAGTGGGATGCGCTATTCGCGCGCTGCGGGCGCGGGTCAAGGGTATCAATTCGAGGTGCAAGGCGCGACCCGGATCGGGGAAAATTTGTTTGCATCCGCTTCCTGGCTTACGCGTTCGAGTCGCTACGCCACACCCGATGTCGCGCTCGGAACATATTACGACGCGACCGGAACGGGCCAAACCAAGCATTCGGCGAACGCGTCGGTAAACTGGGCGCATCCTCGCTGGGGCAGTTTTACGTATGGACTTTCGTACAACAGTTTCTTTGGATCTTCGAGCACCTTGTCTCACACGCTGAGCATCGGCCGCAAGATAGGTCGCGCGAACGTCAGCCTTGCTGCACAAATCAGCCCCAGAGGCGGCAGCAGCGTCTACGCCAACGTCTCAATCCCGCTTGGCGGCGGTTCCTTGAGCGCACGAAGCGCCCGGTCGCAGCGCGGCGATCTCACGTTCGGCACGTCCTACAACAATCGGCTGGGACGAAACGGATCGTATTCCATTGGCGTATCGGGCAGCAAGAACGGCCAAACCGCGAACGCATCCTTCAGCATGAAGACCGGTCTCGCTCAGATCGGCGCCGGCGTAGCTCAGAGTACGACCAATTCACGATCCACTTACGTGTCCGTAAGTGGAGGCGTCGTATACGCCAACGGACTATTCGGGACAGCGTCCAGTCGAATCGGAGACACGTTCGCCGTCGTATCGGTTGCAAACCAAAAGGGGCTGCGAATCAGCGCTCCCGGCGGCACGTCCATCACCAATCCGCGCGGCACCGCGGTCATTCCCTCCGTGACGCCCTACACGAAAGCCCAGCTTCGGCTCGATACGCAAAGCCTTCCCATGAATGTGCGTCTAGACACGACGACCGTAGACATCGGACTCAGGCGGGGAAGCGTGCTCACACGCACGATCAATGCAACCGAAACGCGACAACTCATGTTGACGATACGAGATTCGACGGGAGCCACCGCACCGGTCGGCACCACCGTGCTCGACGAGCAAGGCCAGTTCCTCGGCACGATCGTCGGAGACGGAAATTTCATCTTGTACGACGACGACATCGGCAAGCCGATCAGGTTGTCAGGCGTCAATCGAAGCGAGTGCCGCGTTGCTTATGAAGCGCCCGAGCTATTCGATTCGGATCAACCTTATGAAGAGGCAGAAGGGACATGCGGGTGA
- a CDS encoding fimbria/pilus chaperone family protein: MLSFLSLRPFHAKSLLASIFTALSLQSHAATFTLENPTIIFNESDQRVAFNVKNDGESPMLLVSKLEDLGEDKLSQRILIAPPIARIDPGQSQQINFSLKKGAKLENEYLLKASFEGVSQTGRGSLVMPVRQEIGFLVQAGAVPVSKTPWDNLMLSIANRQLTLSNPSAHVIRLAPSVKLLPANKMVALPHAYLMPGESLTVEIGDVAEKIEIVPLSRYGLVLPAVTMPIQH; the protein is encoded by the coding sequence ATGTTATCTTTCCTTTCTTTACGCCCTTTCCATGCCAAATCACTCCTGGCTTCGATTTTCACCGCGCTTAGCCTGCAATCCCACGCAGCCACCTTTACGCTGGAAAATCCAACCATCATCTTCAATGAATCGGATCAACGCGTCGCATTCAACGTCAAAAACGACGGGGAAAGCCCCATGCTACTCGTCAGCAAGCTCGAAGATCTCGGCGAAGACAAGCTCAGTCAACGCATCCTGATTGCGCCGCCAATCGCGCGCATCGATCCCGGCCAAAGCCAGCAGATCAACTTTTCGCTCAAGAAAGGAGCGAAGCTCGAGAACGAGTATTTGCTCAAGGCATCGTTCGAAGGGGTATCACAAACTGGCCGCGGCTCGCTTGTAATGCCGGTACGCCAGGAAATCGGCTTTTTGGTTCAGGCCGGTGCGGTTCCCGTTTCCAAAACCCCTTGGGATAACTTGATGCTCAGCATCGCAAATCGGCAATTGACGCTCAGCAATCCGAGCGCACACGTGATCCGGCTCGCGCCGAGCGTCAAGCTGCTGCCCGCGAACAAGATGGTCGCGCTCCCTCATGCCTATCTGATGCCTGGCGAGTCTCTAACTGTTGAAATCGGCGATGTCGCCGAGAAAATCGAGATCGTGCCACTCAGCCGCTACGGCCTCGTGTTGCCTGCAGTCACGATGCCGATCCAGCATTAA
- a CDS encoding DUF1120 domain-containing protein, producing the protein MKLKTSLLALSIAMLGTTAAHAAAPAQDLIVKGTIDVPACTVVAADNGVYDYGKISPTLIKSGTTTTPLTKMEKAWTVSCDAETYMSFKVTDNRSDSASSGDNTAFGLGKVNETGKLGYYSVTMQDAQVDGKKAQVYATQNAALTGTGVIALSQKLNKLPNYTHGWANESAKTQMAGKNFTANMVVEAVLGGTETMGGALKDAVELDGSATLTFAFGL; encoded by the coding sequence ATGAAGTTGAAAACCTCTCTTCTCGCGCTGTCCATCGCAATGCTCGGTACGACGGCGGCTCATGCTGCAGCACCGGCTCAAGATCTCATCGTCAAGGGCACGATTGATGTGCCTGCCTGTACCGTCGTTGCCGCCGACAACGGTGTGTACGACTACGGGAAAATCTCGCCGACGCTGATCAAGAGCGGCACGACGACTACGCCGCTTACCAAGATGGAAAAGGCATGGACTGTGAGTTGCGATGCCGAAACGTATATGAGCTTCAAAGTGACGGACAATCGCAGCGATTCGGCGAGCTCCGGAGACAACACCGCATTTGGTCTGGGTAAGGTCAACGAGACCGGCAAATTGGGCTACTACTCGGTGACGATGCAAGATGCGCAGGTCGACGGCAAAAAGGCACAAGTGTATGCAACGCAGAACGCGGCTCTCACTGGTACGGGAGTTATCGCCTTGTCTCAAAAACTGAATAAACTCCCCAACTATACGCACGGGTGGGCAAACGAGAGCGCAAAAACGCAGATGGCCGGAAAGAATTTTACCGCGAACATGGTAGTCGAAGCGGTTCTCGGCGGGACCGAAACGATGGGCGGTGCGCTGAAGGATGCGGTTGAGCTGGATGGCTCCGCAACGCTGACATTCGCGTTCGGTCTCTAA
- a CDS encoding response regulator transcription factor: MKIDLIVADDHPALIAGIEHALSGSSAIRVAGTASNSTELVDLLACEPCDILITDYAMPGGSHGDGLGLISFLRRHYPDLKIIVFTAIDNPALIASMARLGVRAVVNKMDHIDNLIASVQAVYAGATYIPADVDAFVSSRMADDGQALSIERQLSARELEIVRLYVSGLSVNEIAAYLHRSKQAVSTQKMNAMRKLGIERDASLFRFAYETGLMAAGVPSEVPVRAQAAAH; the protein is encoded by the coding sequence ATGAAAATCGATTTGATTGTTGCTGACGATCATCCCGCACTGATAGCCGGAATAGAGCATGCGCTGAGCGGATCCAGTGCGATCAGAGTCGCAGGCACCGCAAGCAATTCGACTGAACTGGTCGATCTGCTCGCGTGCGAGCCATGCGATATCCTGATTACCGATTACGCCATGCCTGGCGGCAGCCACGGCGACGGCCTTGGGCTGATTTCGTTCTTGAGGCGGCATTACCCCGATTTGAAGATCATCGTGTTCACGGCGATCGACAATCCCGCGCTCATCGCATCGATGGCACGGCTGGGCGTGCGTGCAGTCGTGAACAAAATGGACCATATCGACAACCTGATTGCGTCGGTCCAGGCTGTCTACGCGGGAGCAACGTACATTCCGGCGGACGTCGATGCATTCGTATCGTCGCGGATGGCTGATGACGGGCAAGCGCTGTCGATCGAGCGGCAACTCTCAGCCCGGGAATTGGAGATCGTTCGTCTTTACGTATCCGGACTTTCCGTCAACGAAATTGCTGCCTATCTTCATCGCAGCAAGCAAGCGGTCAGCACGCAAAAGATGAATGCGATGCGAAAGCTCGGCATCGAACGCGATGCGAGCCTGTTCCGCTTTGCGTATGAAACAGGTCTCATGGCGGCCGGTGTGCCGTCCGAGGTTCCGGTCAGGGCGCAGGCGGCGGCGCATTGA
- a CDS encoding cupredoxin domain-containing protein — protein MRVAYRIVIFANVAALGAISNAACAQHTIKATLQSGSIQLDTHNVKAGRVTLDVKNSATNNMEHELVVLKTDLADDALPVSKGQVLEQKLRKIGEVEDIAPGKSKRMSFKLAPGRYALICNRPGHYAAGMHTALVVAP, from the coding sequence ATGCGTGTCGCTTACCGAATCGTCATTTTCGCCAATGTCGCCGCGCTCGGCGCGATTTCGAATGCCGCCTGCGCACAACACACCATCAAGGCAACGTTGCAGTCGGGCTCGATCCAACTCGACACACACAACGTAAAGGCGGGACGCGTCACACTTGACGTCAAAAATTCCGCGACCAACAACATGGAGCACGAACTCGTCGTGCTGAAGACGGATCTTGCCGATGACGCGCTGCCCGTTAGCAAGGGGCAGGTGCTCGAGCAGAAGCTGAGAAAGATCGGGGAAGTCGAGGATATCGCACCGGGTAAGAGCAAACGGATGTCATTCAAGCTCGCGCCCGGCCGCTACGCCCTGATCTGCAACAGGCCGGGACACTATGCGGCGGGCATGCACACGGCACTTGTCGTTGCACCGTGA
- a CDS encoding chromate transporter, translated as MTTVTATAPTYSLGQLVGYVLRLGTFGFGGPVALAGYMRRDLVERRGWITEADYKEGLTLAQLAPGPMAAQLAIYLGYVHYRVIGATLVGFAFVLPSFLMVLALGFAYAQFGGLSWMQAVFYGVGAAVVGIIATSAYKLTTKTVGHDKLLWAIFLTLAAVTFITESEIAWLFIVAGLIGWLRRAPPNWLHKSGLHALVGANLPAASGLLSGVNLPLLGQIGVFFAKAGAFVFGSGLAIVPFLYGGVVTEHHWLNDKQFVDAVAVAMITPGPVVITVGFIGYLVAGLPGACIAALGTFLPCYLFTVIPAPYVKKYGHRPGVKAFVDGITAAAVGAISGSVLVIAKRSIVDVPTAILAVVTVVLLWRFKKLQEPVIVIAAALVGLVAYPFLHR; from the coding sequence ATGACCACCGTGACGGCGACTGCGCCGACCTACTCATTGGGCCAGCTGGTCGGATACGTGCTGCGTCTTGGCACGTTCGGCTTTGGCGGACCGGTTGCGCTTGCAGGTTATATGCGCCGGGATCTCGTCGAACGACGCGGCTGGATCACCGAGGCGGACTACAAGGAAGGGCTCACGCTGGCCCAGCTCGCCCCCGGACCGATGGCTGCCCAGCTCGCGATCTATCTCGGTTACGTCCATTACCGTGTCATCGGTGCAACTCTCGTCGGGTTCGCGTTCGTGTTGCCGTCGTTTCTGATGGTGCTCGCGCTCGGCTTCGCGTATGCGCAATTCGGGGGGCTGTCGTGGATGCAGGCGGTCTTCTACGGCGTCGGGGCCGCGGTGGTCGGCATCATCGCGACGAGCGCGTACAAGCTCACGACGAAAACCGTCGGCCATGACAAGCTGCTCTGGGCCATTTTCCTGACACTCGCCGCCGTGACCTTCATCACGGAATCGGAAATCGCGTGGCTCTTCATCGTCGCCGGGCTGATCGGCTGGCTTCGGCGCGCTCCGCCCAATTGGCTGCACAAGAGCGGCTTGCATGCGCTTGTCGGCGCGAACCTGCCCGCCGCAAGCGGCCTGCTGAGCGGTGTCAATCTTCCGCTGCTCGGACAGATCGGCGTGTTCTTCGCGAAGGCCGGCGCGTTCGTGTTCGGGTCGGGACTCGCAATCGTGCCGTTCCTGTATGGCGGTGTCGTCACCGAGCATCACTGGCTCAACGACAAGCAATTCGTCGACGCGGTCGCGGTCGCGATGATCACGCCGGGTCCGGTCGTGATTACCGTCGGCTTCATCGGGTACCTGGTGGCGGGTTTGCCCGGCGCGTGCATCGCCGCGCTCGGCACGTTCCTGCCGTGCTATCTGTTCACCGTCATCCCGGCGCCTTACGTCAAGAAGTACGGACACCGTCCCGGTGTCAAGGCGTTCGTCGACGGCATCACCGCGGCGGCCGTCGGCGCGATCTCGGGCTCGGTTCTCGTGATCGCGAAGCGTTCGATCGTCGATGTCCCGACTGCCATCCTCGCCGTTGTGACCGTCGTTCTGCTTTGGCGCTTCAAGAAACTGCAGGAGCCGGTGATCGTGATCGCAGCGGCACTCGTCGGACTGGTGGCGTACCCGTTCCTCCATCGTTGA
- a CDS encoding LuxR C-terminal-related transcriptional regulator, giving the protein MLDDHEVVLRGLAHHLNRESDITVLAMFDNSRELLDYLVRKSAELEYVDYVVLIDYVLGPKDVDGVSLIRRLRIKFPTSRLLVVSAHHQPSLVKLAIMAGANGYIGKERPLVELVSAIRRVAAGESYVHPSLSDRDDMIVSASRERGKDGGMPTNLASVLTPRELEVLRLVMEGCEVGKIAAKLNRSNKTISTQKMSAYRKLGILSDVELFKLKRDLVSLERADGALADVGRHGE; this is encoded by the coding sequence TTGCTCGACGACCATGAAGTCGTGTTGCGAGGCCTGGCTCATCATTTGAATCGGGAGAGCGACATCACGGTACTCGCGATGTTCGACAATTCGCGTGAGCTTTTAGACTATCTGGTACGAAAATCCGCAGAGCTCGAGTACGTCGATTACGTCGTCCTGATCGACTACGTGCTCGGTCCAAAGGACGTCGACGGCGTCAGCCTGATCCGGCGCCTGCGCATCAAATTTCCCACTTCCCGGCTTCTGGTGGTGTCCGCGCATCATCAGCCTTCTCTCGTCAAGCTGGCGATCATGGCCGGCGCAAACGGCTACATCGGCAAGGAGCGTCCGCTGGTCGAACTCGTATCCGCCATTCGGCGGGTCGCGGCCGGTGAGTCGTATGTTCATCCGTCGCTGTCGGATCGAGACGACATGATCGTGTCCGCTTCGAGGGAGCGAGGCAAGGACGGCGGGATGCCGACGAACCTCGCGTCCGTGTTGACGCCACGCGAACTGGAAGTGCTGCGCCTCGTCATGGAAGGGTGCGAGGTCGGCAAAATCGCCGCGAAGCTCAATCGCAGCAACAAGACGATCAGTACTCAGAAGATGAGCGCCTACCGGAAGCTGGGCATATTGAGCGACGTGGAGTTGTTTAAATTGAAACGGGATCTCGTCAGCCTCGAGCGCGCGGACGGCGCGTTGGCCGACGTCGGCCGTCACGGCGAGTAA